The Anopheles coluzzii chromosome 2, AcolN3, whole genome shotgun sequence genome window below encodes:
- the LOC120953799 gene encoding prostaglandin E synthase 2 encodes MATFRLGAIASIATRIPHQNVAKLQRINLVRRMATGAGPKKPTSTLGLAVKGMAIGALVGTGWSGYSYFKGGPTDHMLHEHVGPKVLDKLPDVKIMRKVVNPNDDSGLDLVLFQFQTCPFCCKVRAFLDHSGLSYSVVEVDAVLRQDIRWSDSKKVPILLAKTKSGKYVQLTDSSMIVSSISSFLRDKKQDIGELAKYYPSISYENDAGRKVFDIMNKYFLMYQEKKVDNRTKEEQEEERKWRAWADDHLVHLISPNVYRTKDEAMETFEWFSDVGEWGIHFPKWERDLMVYVGAFAMWGISKRLKRRHQLSDDVRSHIYDACDRWISEIEKKKTTFHGGSQPNLADLAVFGVLNSMEGCQAFKDCLENTKIGPWFYAVKERVLKNRGNVL; translated from the exons ATGGCAACGTTCCGCTTGGGCGCTATTGCATCAATTGCAACGAGGATACCGCATCAAAATGTGGCAAAATTGCAGCGAATCAATCTCGTCCGTCGGATGGCTACCGGAGCGGGACCGAAAAAACCAACCAGCACACTAGGACTGGCTGTGAAGGGAATGGCAATCGGTGCCCTGGTCGGCACCGGCTGGTCCGGTTACAGCTACTTCAAGGGCGGTCCCACAGATCATATGCTGCACGAGCATGTAGGGCCGAAGGTTCTCGACAAGCTGCCGGATGTGAAAATAATGCGCAAAGTAGTCAATCCGAATGATGATTCGGGCTTAGATTTGGTGCTGTTCCAGTTCCAAACGTGCCCGTTCTGCTGCAAG GTTCGTGCTTTCCTAGACCACAGCGGGCTTTCCTACTCAGTGGTGGAGGTGGATGCAGTACTTCGTCAGGACATTCGCTGGTCGGACAGTAAAAAAGTTCCAATTTTGCTAGCGAAAACGAAATCGGGCAAATACGTTCAGCTAACGGACTCGAGCATGATAGTGTCCTCGATTTCCAGCTTCCTTCGGGACAAGAAGCAAGACATCGGCGAGCTCGCCAAATACTATCCGTCGATATCGTACGAAAACGATGCGGGACGAAAAGTGTTCGACATTATGAACAAATATTTCCTGATGTATCAGGAAAAGAAGGTCGACAATCGTACAAAGGAAGAGCAAGA GGAGGAGCGCAAGTGGCGTGCCTGGGCCGACGATCATTTGGTGCATTTGATTTCTCCGAACGTGTATCGAACGAAGGACGAAGCGATGGAAACATTTGAATGGTTTTCGGACGTTGGCGAATGGGGTATCCACTTTCCGAAATGGGAACGAGACCTGATGGTATACGTCGGCGCATTTGCCATGTGGGGCATCAGCAAGCGGCTCAAGCGGCGGCACCAGCTCAGTGACGACGTTCGCTCGCACATCTACGATGCGTGCGATCGATGGATCAGTGAAatcgaaaagaagaaaaccacCTTCCACGGTGGATCGCAGCCAAATTTGGCCGATTTGGCCGTGTTCGGTGTGCTGAACAGTATGGAAGGATGTCAAGCTTTTAAGGACTGTCTGGAGAACACCAAAATCGGTCCATGGTTTTATGCGGTCAAGGAGAGAGTGCTTAAAAATCGCGGTAATGTGTTGTAA